DNA sequence from the Lysobacter silvisoli genome:
GGCGATCTTGCGCTTCATGGCGGTGTTCATGGCGGAGGTTCCAGGGCAGTGGGTGCGGGCGGGGTTGCGGCGGCGCGCCGATGCGCGCCGGCGCTATCGGCTTACCGGGGCGTCGCGGTGTAACGCGCGGCGGGAACGGAGCGGGACAGTTTCGGGCTCAGCGCCTTGCGTGCCTGGTCGAACGCGGTCCAATCGCTCAGCTCGGCCAGCGACGGGATCGTGACCTGTTCGCCCTGGGCCAGCCCGGACAGCGCGGCGTCGACCATCGCTTCCACCGGCATGACGATGTCCGTGGGCAGGTGCGCCACCGGCAGGCCCGCGGCATCCCAGAAGTCCGTCGCCGTGGCGCCGGGCAGCACCGCCTGCACGCGCACGCCCTTGTCGGCCAGTTCGTGTTGCAGCGACTGCGAGAACGCGAGCACGAAGGCCTTGCTGCCGCCGTACACGCCATTGAGCAACTCCGGCGCCAGCGCCACGATCGACGCGATGTTGACGATGGTGCCGTGGCCACGGGCCACGAAGGTCGGCGCGGCGGCGTAAGCCAGGCGCGTCAGCACGCCCACGTTGAGCGCGATCATGCGATCCATCTCGGCCGCGTCGGACTGCAGCAGCGGCGCGGTCGCGCCGACGCCGGCGTTGTTGACCAGCATGGTGATGCTGGCAT
Encoded proteins:
- a CDS encoding SDR family NAD(P)-dependent oxidoreductase: MTPFHQGTALITGASSGIGAVYADRLARAGYDLILVARRADRLRDLARELTDLTGRSVETIAADLTRPADLAVVETVLKTDASITMLVNNAGVGATAPLLQSDAAEMDRMIALNVGVLTRLAYAAAPTFVARGHGTIVNIASIVALAPELLNGVYGGSKAFVLAFSQSLQHELADKGVRVQAVLPGATATDFWDAAGLPVAHLPTDIVMPVEAMVDAALSGLAQGEQVTIPSLAELSDWTAFDQARKALSPKLSRSVPAARYTATPR